In Jatrophihabitans sp., the following proteins share a genomic window:
- a CDS encoding protein kinase, whose protein sequence is MAKLNAGAQLGSWTLVADPENGGALKNGSTHVWRAADASGRAGVLKFCADPAKALEPKQPSYSRKRFVQELNLMKTLQGTPGVLPVLDVDPSSHSEWFVTQEATLLGDHFGVVPDLWAVVDAFAELAATLTDLIQTHRITHRDIKPDNLFWLDGHAVLGDFGIAHHPSNAGITDAGTKAGPWGYIAPEALNNDNVRNWAPVDVYSLAKCLWKFAMGEPYPPQGTLHVFEKQNSLYPVGGDAAFELARLMEVCTMHAPHTRPSMRDVCDELKCWLADNPADTITKPDPSKYPSFFDRGYSMRKAARGGEDLIVENCVRGIMNPLRQCLSGPTDLVDASASDLKPPQAIIDHVTHGDPDYASEFDATLGLEWNDHPTLRVIVQGIGDNDEATYYGQWQTRPDPNSPWTPATPIRHTSGRLWFPTDYSTRAWLSQQLAADKP, encoded by the coding sequence ATGGCGAAGCTGAATGCCGGCGCCCAACTCGGCTCCTGGACTCTGGTAGCAGACCCGGAGAACGGGGGAGCGCTCAAGAACGGATCGACTCATGTCTGGCGGGCCGCCGACGCCAGCGGGCGGGCAGGAGTACTCAAGTTCTGTGCGGACCCTGCCAAGGCGCTAGAGCCTAAGCAGCCGTCCTACTCGCGCAAGCGTTTTGTTCAAGAGCTCAATCTGATGAAGACCCTCCAGGGCACGCCCGGCGTGCTCCCGGTCCTTGATGTGGACCCGAGTAGCCACAGCGAGTGGTTCGTCACGCAGGAGGCAACGCTTCTCGGCGATCACTTTGGCGTGGTGCCCGACCTGTGGGCGGTAGTTGACGCATTTGCCGAGTTGGCGGCCACCCTGACCGACCTAATCCAGACCCACAGAATCACCCACCGCGATATCAAGCCCGACAACCTGTTCTGGCTCGACGGACACGCCGTCCTAGGAGACTTCGGTATCGCCCATCATCCCAGCAACGCCGGAATCACCGACGCGGGGACTAAGGCTGGCCCTTGGGGCTACATCGCACCGGAAGCCCTGAACAACGACAACGTCCGCAACTGGGCGCCCGTCGATGTGTACTCCTTGGCCAAGTGCCTGTGGAAGTTCGCGATGGGAGAGCCTTACCCACCTCAGGGCACCCTGCACGTCTTCGAGAAGCAGAACAGCCTTTATCCGGTCGGCGGAGACGCCGCCTTCGAGCTCGCGCGGCTCATGGAAGTCTGCACGATGCACGCACCGCATACGCGCCCGTCGATGCGAGACGTATGCGACGAGCTCAAGTGCTGGCTAGCCGACAACCCCGCTGACACCATCACTAAGCCCGACCCGTCCAAGTACCCCAGCTTCTTCGATCGCGGCTACTCAATGAGGAAAGCCGCCCGAGGAGGGGAGGACTTGATCGTCGAAAACTGCGTCCGCGGCATCATGAACCCACTGCGCCAGTGCCTCTCGGGGCCAACGGACCTCGTCGACGCGTCCGCATCAGACCTCAAGCCTCCCCAGGCCATCATTGACCACGTCACCCATGGAGACCCCGATTACGCCAGCGAGTTCGACGCCACCCTCGGCCTCGAGTGGAACGACCACCCGACTTTACGAGTTATCGTCCAAGGGATCGGTGACAACGACGAAGCCACCTACTACGGCCAGTGGCAGACGCGACCAGACCCGAACAGCCCGTGGACTCCCGCGACTCCGATACGCCACACCAGCGGCCGCCTCTGGTTTCCCACCGACTACTCAACCCGCGCCTGGCTCAGCCAGCAACTCGCTGCGGACAAGCCGTAA
- a CDS encoding RES family NAD+ phosphorylase, translated as MGNIKPPVTPAGVPTNLTLTAGTVFYRVHQSRHPADSFSPVLSHRYYGGGRFDATADDSYLFIYMGSSVDVAVSETLLRDLDLTGSLRTLTKRKIIGRRISAVELTGDIQITSLLSGRDLGALSQDPWLTTADPRDYAQTRHWGHWIRNHLPGTAGFVWPSRREPSGQCYILFGDRLPPGVGLVTMSDPQVPPGNQADFDTPVGLRALRRRLNAYGVSITR; from the coding sequence TTGGGCAACATCAAACCACCCGTGACGCCGGCCGGCGTTCCCACGAACCTGACCCTCACAGCCGGCACCGTCTTCTACCGCGTCCACCAAAGCCGGCACCCGGCCGACTCGTTCAGCCCAGTCCTAAGTCACCGCTACTACGGGGGCGGACGCTTCGACGCGACCGCCGACGACAGCTACCTCTTCATCTACATGGGCAGCAGCGTCGACGTGGCCGTATCCGAAACGCTGCTGCGCGACCTCGACCTCACCGGGTCCCTCCGAACCCTTACCAAGCGCAAGATCATCGGCCGTCGCATCAGCGCCGTCGAACTGACCGGCGACATCCAGATCACTTCGCTCCTGTCGGGCCGAGACCTTGGCGCCTTGTCACAGGACCCCTGGCTCACCACGGCCGATCCACGCGACTATGCCCAGACCCGGCACTGGGGCCATTGGATCCGTAACCATCTCCCCGGGACCGCCGGCTTCGTATGGCCCAGCCGCCGCGAACCGTCCGGCCAGTGCTACATCCTGTTCGGTGATCGCCTGCCACCGGGAGTCGGACTTGTGACCATGTCCGACCCGCAGGTGCCGCCGGGCAATCAGGCGGATTTTGACACTCCGGTCGGCCTGCGCGCGCTCCGGCGCCGCTTGAACGCCTACGGCGTCAGCATCACCCGCTAG
- a CDS encoding CHAT domain-containing protein — MNVSTVWIGAGLSRLHIRSIALTAYVKRPHADSVARHDDAVPDEAEELFVVRRRTASLICSACQEMQHVTRPVFLDWRDRRALDELDRAFPTARCTSCGTDLAIDLPVLLTRPGDPVEFLVSGNIRSEKAVEVLTEIFTDHLPTEDGRTTTPVAVCPAEVFPFVARRYLGFALQSIAEPGTGFDGIGAAWLEGVRSSGEWPHLQDDLARYLTSDPDHADAASSLFEEKWQPVVRRLGQDTVAAQPTPDQAQAVRLRMRELTRLRHVAEGIDAGDAVVAEALDLLADVVARENNPNRTVDDVRHGVASGRRLLTLLDQHGLSGTRLAITATNDTAALMLDDPDEYRGEALRMLATRRAEATRRQLASLADITTNYALAHLRSDRIAGAEELDHVITLLEDALHLHTLYFPDAPEQNLWAITNLATKYRSRLTGGPADNNERALELFAQARAIDDELDKLTRPDRIVLDSNYVNALTSRFTLAPTQVDADALLTEVDDLAPRLDELGPTHPTRLRSLTNFGSIAVELLAAHDITTPAGLSERGEAWFRTAIDALAGVPDADATSILARSGLAALLSQRGPDGYREAEELLTGCVRALDGSPATMLHHTVVDNLARLHLWQGRWGQAIIYLEQACSWADDTIAAASTQAAKLAHVAAAGDLYQRLAFCYAQQHEARAAIHTVERSRARWTGKLDIDEAIVGRLTPGSALLYLGTTSIGSYAVILAAGGAGAWTATLRTAEILPILLRIQQADAASDLMGPLDDCAALLHQGLLNPLADILRSEKIQTLNIIACGPLSGLPLHALAGPDGTLAQHASIRYLVNAHARNTPGPASPAAAIAVANPTGDLPFAATEIDAIRSYLPETHTPPPGTGVRGWLTTHLPAATHLHLACHARYDPADPFASHFVLGDNLRLTISDIAEVGTPNLELVVATACQSGVIDQRGADELVGLAYALLAAGAQSAVAALWKIRDVSTAVLVALFYKALAAGAPPAAALEAAAYAVSDVNVAELTEWADADWLPEALRPQLRAMRHVPRYRNLAVRPFEHPAHWAGLVYIQR; from the coding sequence ATGAATGTCTCCACAGTCTGGATCGGTGCCGGACTAAGCCGCCTGCATATCCGCTCGATCGCGCTCACTGCTTACGTGAAGCGGCCCCACGCTGATTCGGTTGCGCGGCATGATGATGCTGTGCCAGATGAAGCCGAGGAGTTGTTCGTCGTACGTCGTCGCACTGCGTCACTGATCTGCTCGGCATGCCAGGAAATGCAGCATGTCACGAGACCGGTGTTCCTCGATTGGCGCGATCGGCGTGCGCTCGACGAGCTCGATCGGGCCTTTCCGACCGCAAGGTGCACCAGCTGCGGGACCGATTTGGCCATCGATCTGCCGGTCCTGCTGACCAGGCCCGGCGACCCCGTCGAATTCCTCGTCAGCGGCAACATCAGGTCCGAAAAGGCGGTCGAGGTCCTCACCGAGATCTTCACCGACCACCTTCCGACCGAAGATGGACGCACAACCACACCTGTCGCGGTGTGCCCCGCTGAAGTGTTCCCGTTCGTTGCCCGCCGCTACCTCGGCTTCGCCCTTCAATCCATAGCCGAACCCGGCACAGGCTTCGACGGGATCGGCGCCGCCTGGCTAGAAGGTGTCCGCAGCTCCGGTGAGTGGCCGCACCTACAGGACGACCTCGCCCGCTACCTCACCTCGGACCCGGACCACGCCGACGCGGCCAGCAGCCTGTTCGAGGAAAAGTGGCAGCCGGTCGTCCGCAGGCTGGGCCAGGACACCGTCGCGGCACAACCGACGCCCGACCAAGCCCAGGCCGTCCGGCTGCGTATGCGGGAACTAACCCGCCTGCGGCATGTAGCGGAAGGCATCGACGCCGGCGATGCCGTCGTTGCCGAGGCGCTCGACCTGCTCGCTGACGTCGTCGCCCGGGAGAACAATCCAAACCGGACCGTAGACGATGTCCGGCACGGCGTCGCGTCTGGCCGCCGACTCCTGACCCTGCTGGACCAGCACGGGCTGTCCGGTACCAGGCTGGCGATCACCGCCACCAACGACACCGCGGCCCTCATGCTCGACGACCCAGACGAATACCGCGGCGAAGCACTCCGCATGCTCGCCACCCGCCGCGCCGAGGCAACCCGTCGCCAGCTCGCCTCGCTCGCCGACATCACTACCAACTACGCGCTTGCCCATCTGCGGTCCGATCGCATCGCCGGTGCCGAAGAGCTCGATCACGTCATCACCCTGCTCGAAGACGCCCTGCACCTGCACACGCTGTACTTCCCCGACGCACCCGAGCAGAACCTGTGGGCCATCACGAACCTGGCCACGAAGTACCGCTCGCGCCTCACCGGCGGTCCCGCAGACAACAACGAGCGCGCACTCGAACTGTTCGCCCAAGCCCGCGCGATCGACGACGAGCTGGACAAGCTAACCCGACCCGACCGGATCGTGCTCGACAGCAACTACGTCAACGCGCTCACCAGTCGCTTCACACTCGCCCCGACCCAAGTCGACGCCGACGCCCTGCTTACCGAAGTCGATGACCTCGCACCACGGCTGGACGAACTTGGCCCCACTCATCCCACCCGGTTACGGAGCCTGACGAACTTTGGCAGTATCGCCGTCGAGCTTCTGGCCGCGCACGACATCACGACACCGGCCGGCCTGTCCGAGCGGGGTGAAGCATGGTTTCGCACCGCGATCGATGCCCTTGCAGGTGTGCCAGATGCCGACGCCACCTCGATCCTTGCCCGCAGCGGCCTGGCCGCCTTGCTCAGCCAACGCGGGCCTGACGGCTACCGCGAAGCGGAAGAACTACTGACCGGCTGCGTCCGCGCCCTGGATGGTTCCCCCGCGACGATGCTGCACCACACCGTGGTGGACAACCTCGCCCGCCTACACCTGTGGCAAGGCCGTTGGGGTCAAGCGATCATTTACCTGGAACAGGCGTGCAGCTGGGCCGACGACACCATCGCCGCGGCATCAACCCAAGCCGCGAAGCTGGCGCACGTCGCCGCCGCCGGCGACCTGTACCAGCGCCTAGCGTTCTGCTACGCCCAGCAACATGAAGCCCGCGCGGCCATCCATACCGTCGAACGTTCTAGAGCGCGCTGGACAGGCAAACTCGATATCGACGAGGCAATCGTCGGCCGGCTCACGCCCGGCAGCGCCCTGCTGTACCTCGGCACGACCAGCATCGGCTCGTACGCCGTCATCCTCGCCGCCGGCGGCGCCGGCGCCTGGACCGCGACCCTGCGCACGGCCGAGATCCTGCCCATCCTGCTCCGGATTCAGCAGGCAGATGCTGCCTCGGACCTGATGGGACCGCTGGATGACTGCGCCGCCCTCCTGCATCAAGGACTGCTGAACCCGCTGGCTGACATCCTGCGCAGCGAGAAGATCCAGACGCTCAACATCATCGCCTGCGGCCCACTGTCCGGGCTGCCGCTGCACGCCCTCGCCGGACCTGACGGCACCCTCGCGCAGCACGCCTCGATCCGCTACCTCGTCAACGCCCACGCTAGGAACACACCTGGCCCTGCATCGCCTGCGGCGGCGATCGCGGTAGCCAACCCGACCGGTGACCTGCCATTCGCCGCGACGGAGATCGATGCGATCCGCAGCTACCTTCCCGAAACGCACACACCACCGCCAGGTACGGGTGTCCGCGGCTGGCTCACCACCCACCTACCGGCCGCCACTCATCTGCACCTGGCATGCCACGCCCGCTACGACCCGGCCGACCCGTTCGCCTCGCACTTCGTCCTCGGCGACAACCTGCGCCTGACCATCTCCGACATAGCCGAGGTCGGCACACCGAACCTGGAACTGGTGGTCGCGACCGCATGCCAGAGCGGGGTCATCGACCAGCGCGGCGCCGACGAACTCGTCGGCCTGGCCTACGCACTGCTAGCCGCTGGAGCACAGTCGGCGGTGGCCGCGCTCTGGAAGATCCGCGACGTCAGCACCGCCGTGTTGGTGGCCCTGTTCTACAAGGCACTGGCGGCCGGAGCGCCGCCTGCGGCAGCGCTCGAGGCCGCGGCTTACGCGGTCAGCGACGTCAACGTCGCAGAGCTCACCGAGTGGGCGGACGCGGACTGGCTGCCTGAGGCGCTGCGGCCACAGCTGCGCGCCATGCGTCATGTACCGCGCTACCGCAACCTGGCTGTGCGCCCGTTTGAACACCCCGCGCATTGGGCCGGGCTTGTGTACATTCAGCGCTGA
- a CDS encoding helix-turn-helix transcriptional regulator, producing the protein MRTELERRGWSIARLARETGMTASWASRMLRGLAWADMDAVIRIEQVLQVSFFPEDSA; encoded by the coding sequence GTGCGTACAGAGTTGGAGCGACGAGGCTGGAGCATCGCCCGGCTGGCCCGGGAAACAGGGATGACCGCCTCGTGGGCGTCGCGGATGCTGCGTGGTCTCGCCTGGGCAGATATGGACGCGGTCATCCGTATCGAGCAGGTGCTGCAGGTCAGCTTCTTCCCCGAGGACAGCGCGTGA
- a CDS encoding helix-turn-helix transcriptional regulator translates to MPRRRGVLGPPNGYLAPDGVWPDGPFQDDTPETVLVAAQIAARLRDVVAEAGLNVTQVSDGLGIARSTYYDIVTNGATLPDLHTIVRAEAFLNTRLWPRT, encoded by the coding sequence ATGCCACGCCGCCGCGGAGTCCTGGGACCACCCAACGGCTACCTAGCCCCCGACGGCGTCTGGCCCGACGGCCCGTTCCAGGACGACACCCCCGAGACGGTGCTGGTCGCCGCCCAGATCGCCGCCCGCCTCCGAGACGTCGTCGCCGAAGCCGGCCTGAACGTCACCCAGGTCAGCGACGGCCTCGGCATCGCCCGCAGCACCTACTACGACATCGTCACCAACGGCGCCACCCTGCCCGACCTGCACACCATCGTCCGCGCCGAGGCCTTCCTCAACACACGACTCTGGCCGCGAACCTGA
- a CDS encoding helix-turn-helix domain-containing protein yields MSQAQWEYSLRHAAQLAGVSVDTIKRRLRAGDLPHARQRDDPARTWVVPLGDLVAAGFSITPSRSLQAPAPSPEPRRGEPDASPLQIRLAVAEAVQKVHAEYAQAFAELAAQAVKALGNRGMTQPTGESTDQPRRTEPPEDLPMPE; encoded by the coding sequence ATGAGTCAGGCGCAGTGGGAGTACTCGCTGCGCCACGCTGCGCAGCTCGCTGGCGTCAGCGTGGACACCATCAAGCGCCGACTTCGCGCCGGGGATTTGCCGCATGCACGTCAGCGCGATGACCCGGCACGAACCTGGGTCGTCCCACTCGGCGACCTGGTCGCCGCGGGCTTCTCCATCACGCCCTCACGCTCCCTGCAGGCACCCGCCCCTTCCCCCGAGCCGCGTCGAGGCGAACCAGACGCCTCACCTCTACAGATCCGGCTCGCCGTGGCGGAGGCCGTCCAGAAGGTGCATGCCGAATACGCACAAGCTTTCGCCGAGCTGGCAGCTCAGGCAGTCAAAGCGCTCGGCAACCGAGGTATGACGCAGCCAACGGGTGAATCAACCGACCAACCAAGGCGCACTGAACCGCCTGAAGACCTGCCCATGCCCGAGTAG